The genomic window actaagtccatttaaaagtaaaatacggaaaaaatggatttatttttttacaaaatttacttctggatactatcttatgatcataaacaagcttctgtcaaaatttggttcaaaccaaggatagtttatgaaagttattaaaattctaaaaactttaaccacagagtgaatataatgtttccccgcagaaaaaactaagtccatttataagtaaaatacagaaaaaatggaattttatttttacaaaatttacttctggatactatcttatgatcataaacaagcttctgtccaagtttggtagaaatccagtatagtttaagagagttattaaaatttcaaaaactttaaccacagagtgaatatttgtggacgccgccgacgacgacgccgacgccgacggaaagtaggatcgcttagtctcgctttttcgactaaagtcgaaggctcgacaaaaatcataaaCTTTCTAGTATGAACCATATGTGAATTTTTATGAAATAGTGTGGATCTGAGGAAGAAGTAAAGGTGGACTAGAATTTAGAATTGTGAAATATTAAATAAGGGTGTCTCATTGACAGATTGAGGGGTTCTGATCCTGGATCCAACTTACTGTTTTGTCAAATTCCTGTAtccgcttacactatgtatgtaactttgtaagcaattctcattttttgtaaattcttGTGTCccccctagtccaaataattatgacgtctcgttaggctatttttttatatttttttttgggacGCTGTAGATTGATGTACGGCGtccaaaaaattataaaaaaatagcctttcaagacgtcataattatttggactagtgtcCCCCTAGACTTCCTAACACAGTACAGTACAATAATTTGACTAACATGTGTCATGCTCTCAAAGAGTTAGCAATTCAGGGTTGCACTTAGACCCTAATGAGatccacaaataaaaaataaaggcagtggctatttgaccggcaccggcaaaatagcaaatttgctatttgaccggcaccggcttaatagcaaatttgctatttagccggcactgaataaaactgttcattgaTGTGATTAGTAGAGAATAAAAAagcttaataataatttaaaatcattttatgacaatatcaagcattaaaaatacagtacaataaaaaataaaagattttcataaataaataatttataactttataatattaattaaaagcatgaaaacacatttgtaaatacattattaaatatattttttctaaaatatttataacaaaatgttgattttcaaatttaaatctgTGTAATATCTATGGTTTAAATATCCTGCCACTGATAAAAATAGTGTTATGCAAAACTACATTATAAAACAGATATGACAGAAAATATTAATAGTTGTTTGCTATGAATTTCAAATGGACACATGAATTAACATTTGCAATTGTTACAAAACCAATTCTTTGCCTTTGGAAGTTGTTTAGTCTAGCACAAGATAAATGTTGCCACTCAAAACAGGAACTACACATTACACTGGCTTCCTTTGAATCTACATCTTGTGTGCATATGTTACATATGTAGATAGGGTTCTTTTTCTCCTTTTTATATACGCTCTAAACAGCCAGGGGTGTAGCTAGGCCAAAATTATGTGTACTTAAAGCCGGGGGTAAGTCATATGGCGAGGGGTCTTGGGGCCCCTCAAGGCCCCTGGAAGCTCTGGTGTTAAAAGTGAAAAATTCTGCATTCTCGCAATTTCCTGGAACTTAACATGACCTCataaaaatcatataataatttgaagaaaaaaaataattagagaaAAACAAACTTCTAATGTGTATTGGGTTGAGCTAGATTGGATAATAAGGAGCAGCGTCTGTACAACTAACatgttatttttcaaatgaaaaaatacataaataaatacatttacatttctctttgttttagtcttttttcaccttttcattttcaaatataattctAAAAATCAAGGAACATTTCCTtcttatactgaaaaaaaatgtgtctgatgaaatttttattttttcacggtTTTTGTTTAAAGACCAAGCCAGATAATCGCTTGATAATAATTGTATTTCTCATTTGGAAGTCTTCTCATGGTACTGAAAGACCATTCTTCGATTGCATCGGCAACAGAATCACAAATTGAATGCTGGTTCCGTAAATGAATAGAGTATACTAGTTTCCGGAATGTAGTATAGCTACAAAGTGActattatcatatttgtattttactttttaatttattttattacttcacttctatttataataaattcaccatatttttatttttgtcaaattttcgatgtgttcccatttttatttttttttagataagaagTTTAAGTGTTTATATGAGCAACAGTAACAAAcgtttttaaatagaaaattttgatatttaattattattcttaaatTTTAACTCCAGTTAGATATAATTTAATCagagccggctaaatagcaaatttgctattttgccggtgccggtcaaatagcaaatttgctattttgccggtgccggtcaaatagccactgccaaaaataaataatccgacaattttaaaaaggatttcttcaatttttgtgctatttttacatttcctgaccggtgtgagaaaaaatatttctcctcactagtgaaaaatctgttcttggCAAGTGATTGATTGAATTTCAATGGTTAAAATTTTGCCGttatatagcctttttgtgctaatgcggcgtcaGCTGTGTGGCGTAAAGCAACTAACAATGAATCAATGAATTTAATCTTTGATaaaattagagaaacaaattccACCGATATGTGTTTCCActttcaacagttaaatttttaatattgaaaagcTCAGCAAGCCTTgtgttttaaattgtaaaatttaacgttaactgtctcgagtggagaattTCGTAACACTCTGTGAAATCTATATTTTCATATCTCCAGTTACAAAATTTTCTTATCAGATGATTGTTCAAAATTCAATCATGACAAAAATTGAGTGGATGAAAACTGTAATTAATGTAGTCAAGTGGTGTTGTAGTAATATTTTTATGATTAATAACCTGTTTGATATGATTATGTTCAATTCCCTCATCGTCAAGCTTCTGAAGCATAAACCTTCTAGCTGAATGGTTGGTTAGGCGCCTGTTTGTATTGTCATCTAGAGGTTGGTTCTCATCATTTTGATTGTGTTCTTTAATAATACCTACAAGTATATGTACAGTATTAATAATTAAAAGCAGTGATTAAAAGAACATGCTGGTTATACACATGTACAGTGTTTATATGGGGAAATTCAAATATGGTATcaaattttcttgatttcttctgaatttcctattgtgacgtcatgaaaaaagacAACCATGATGACGTCACTTACATGTATGccttcaaattgatattttattgtgtgcttttctatgttgtgatgttatactattcaGTTTTGTGTCagtaaaagggagaaggtttggtaccattaaaacatttaatccctctgcaaatgtttgcacctgtcctaagtcaggaatctgatgaacacaacagtagttgttgtttgtttatgcaATTTATACATGTTGCTTGTTTCACTTGTTTTTATAAAAGACCACTGGTTTTCCCGGTTGAATGAATTTACACTTTAAAtttgggctctttatagcttgtgtTATCCAAGGCtacatgttgaaggctgtaccttgacctgtaatggtttacttttataaattgtaattggattgagagttgtttcTCTAGTTTTCGTGCTATTTTCACCTTTCTCGACcggtgtgaaaaaaatatttctcgtCTCTAGAGAGAAATttgttctcagcaaatgattggttgaatttcaattatgacatcaaaatttcttgcattcttctgaattttctattgtgacgtcatgaaaaaaggtgaTTGGGTTGAGAGTTGTTTCTCTAGTTGTCATGTTATTTTCACCTTTCtcgaccggtgtgagaaaaatatttctcgtCTCTAGAGAGAAATTTGTTCttgttctcagcaaatgattggttgaatttcaattatgacatcaattttttttgctttcttctgaattttctattGTGACATCAGGAAACTAGgtgaatttaaaaatttaactgtttgagtggagaaatattgtaatacagtCTTGATGCAGTTGTGAAATCtatatctcattggcactcataccatatcttcctatgcATGTACATTGTACCAATAAAGAGCACAACTTTCAGCAAATCTCTCAAAAGGAATATCTCGTGTATTATATTTCTCCAGtcttgacagttaaattttaaatatattcaaaatcttGGCACGCcttgcattttaaattttaaaatttaactgtctctcGTGGAGAAATATAACACGTAATATGTGTCTTTGTGGCATGTACAAATGTTTTATGCTTGCGTTAAAACTTAcatgtaatctttttttttaggttaaaGGATAGAGTTAATTTTGGATTTTTATCAaccttaaacaaaattttaagacGGCAGGGTTGAGGAATTTTCtggatatatcgagaattttttataaaaaaaggggggaaacatatcaaccaaagtATTGAGTATTTGACACAGAttattctacatgtacatgtatttaaactaTCCTTGTTAGTACAATGGTCAGTACACTCATCTACAGATGAGGGATCTGGGTTCGATTCCTGGACTTGGAGTTTACATGTAGAGTCAAAATGTGTCTATTTACTCTTgctgaaatttgaataaaaatgtacAAGTAACTTAATTTGACCattgttgaaattttaattatcaaCATGTTGTTCACAGTTCTACCTTCATATTGGTAAATACTCAATGatgactttcattttttttttaatttcaaaactaaacTGATTTATAAAAGAAACAGATTAAACAGTTATCTGTCACTGTTGACAAATAGGTTTCTCAAATCTTTCTCCAATCAATGAATTTGGGAAAACCTGCACATTTCTTGAGTGGTGTGAGTAAACTATTTTTCACCACTAGTAAAATATCTGTTCTAAATCAAAATTGATTATGACGtcatcatgttttgtttttttcagaattttcatATTGTGACGTGGGGgaaaaaaggcgaccttgcctgatgacATTGCATATATTAAAGGAACACAAGTTtctaaaaatctttgaaaaagaatgatACAAATCATTAAACAAACTAATTTCGACACTATAAgttataactcgtgtattacaatatttctccactctcgacagttaaatttaattatttaaaaagctcggcaagcctcgctctttaaataataaaatttaactgtctcgagtggagaaatattgtaatacacttgttgcagtgtatgAATCAATATATACATTAATAACAAGTAAATGTACctgtttacaatattttattacctgtatttaaagccattttcttcatgaattttcCTAATTTATTGATACCAATTCTTTGTGCCTTAAACCAAAGGGCTGACTTGTCAGGGTTGTTGTTCTCCTGAATGTAGAAGGGATCTTCAGGCTTACTATATTTTGTAGGTCTTTTTGACTTGTAAAGCTTGTATGCAGCTACAGGACATTTTGTTTGATCAGTTGTGGCCCAGGCCCTTTGAGGAATTTCTCTTGTGTTTTTCAGATTTGCTCCAGTTCTTGTTTTAGTATTTCTCTCGTTCATTTGCAAGTATTCCTGACTTTTAGAGTCTTTACATAGTTGGACATCCCCCCATGTCATCTGATAATGTTCAGTTACACCACGTAGGCCAAAATATATTGTGTTAAAAAACCAGAGAGTGTGCAATAGAGTTGTAGGATTGGACAAGCCCAGCTGCCCAGTTTTAAACATTGCTTCAATGTCATCATCAGTGAGTGTTTCAGCTCTTTTATCACCATTTCCTTTACCCATTTTTTTTAACGCTATCTGTTTTGCCGTAAGAACATCTCTGGTTTTAGCAAATTCTACACTTTTACTTAATTCATAGCCATAATCATTGCTCCTCAGTATTCTATCAAATGAACACATCATTCCACGTAGTGAGGATGGCTCATACTCTTCTCCATCAGTTTTTCTCACAGAGAAAAAGTACTGACATAAAAGACTGTTTAATTCTTCAGgtggaattttataaatttctcttttttcatttttctgttgTAGGAACTGTGTAAGTGTgcgcatatcacttatatttttTCTGGCAGTGCCTTGATTTTCCTGATCTTTAACAAATTGTTCTACAGTTGATTCATCAACTGGAACAAACTGTCTTGGTTTTGATGCTTTTGAACTAGGCTTTTGTGTAGGTGCTTGAGGTGGTGCTGACACATTTACAGGAGCTTCATTTGGCGTTTTATCAACTTCATTCAACTCTGGCTCAAACAGATACAGGAGTTCATCAGGAACATGTGGTGGGGAGTCATGTTCTAATGGGTGTGTGACTGTTCTGTCAGGCTCAGAAATAATGTCAAACCTGTATCTGGCCCCAGTTGTAGTACAAGTTTACCACCTTCTAGCTGAATTTCCCACAACGGAAACCCAAAGTTGTCTGTTTTACCTTTTATAACTCCCATTTGCCCCCCTACAAGTCTGACTTTTTGTCCCCTTGTCAAGTTTTCGTTGAGCGACATTTCTTTCTTATAATGAAAATTGCAGACGACGAGTTCTCGATAGTTTGTTTACACGTTACTAAGATGTTTATCGAAGAAGGCCGAGAATTCTTGTTAACCTTGAAAAAGTAGTTCCGACAGGTCACGAACTTTGATTATCCAATCAATTGCTGAGAACAAATTTCTCTCTAGAGacgagaaatatttttctcacaccggttgAGAAGTGTGAAAATAGCTCGAAAATTAGagaatcctatatctatcagttatcaaattgccaaatttgagagtacaaggataaaggctgtggattttctataaaaatcttgatttatttgccacaaagtcctctttttctattaaatgcattgaaacagtaaaaaataatgctttgcatcaagtttccccttggaatatgtacaaaatggcctatctctattattcattatatctgtagttttgatacaattgaagtatGAAAAGTTCGTataaaaatggctacagaagggtacataaaccttaacatTTTTAACCTGTTTAGGGAATTTATTACTTGACAAGTCTTAGAACAAAATAAATGTAGGACAAAATCGGACGAAATTTTTTCAAAGAATACGGTACCAAGCATTTGACAAAATGACGGGTATGGAACAAAGGAATCGCAATTGCTGATGGATTGGTGGATATATCTACTGTTTTTTCAACGTTCAGTGACAATTAATTAAGTACCTCATGCATATTGCAAGACCAAACTAAGTTGGGCAGACGACAAAAGCGAAAATGTGACAAATTCgttgttcaaaatttatttccAAGTGTTATTTATGAAGTCAAACATGTATACGGAAAGcaaattttacctttatttattgtgcaaaataagaaaatacaagcacgggaatatcgtatcaattgggagatatgcaggtgctgctagaatgttgctactaagaaatggaaagctcacaattagaaagctgaaatcatctcttttgtcgtaaagttttgttttcaagcgaccctcattgtcaatttctagatgtaagtcgagATATGATGCTTACTTAACTgcatctgtagtatcctttatctctagtttgatgggatagatgcgttccacatagtcaccaaattttgaaatatttagtgaaagaacatcatctatatagcggaacgtagagttaaaggatatcgctaacttcttatctttgtGAAGCTTCGCCTGTCATAAAGTCATGTTTATGGACAATGACTATGAAGTAGCATCATTCGGCCTACTACACTTAATTGTGTTTGGCTCTTTCTGCATTTAATCAAAACCAAATTCTATCTGGCTCTAAGTTGACTTCATATATCAGAATACTGTTCATTTTCATTAAATCAAAGTTGACTAGGACAGTTCCATTATTTTAATGTATCCATGTgcattttagtgcaatttttttgcAAGACAGATGCGGTGGAATACCAGAGGAATATTGAAAATCATAATATGctgatatatatgatataaagaCGAAGCTGTGCACATGGCAAAGAAAATAACTAAATGAGAAACAATCGTGTAAACTCAATATAGAAATTTAAAGACTGATCAACACGGACACCATTAAAGGCCGGGTTTCtttggaatgttttttttttcttttttttttctttcattttattttaattcctggAGTTTATGTTATACGGTACCCATCCATATTAATTCTGTCATGTTTGCCTATTCTTTTTTTACAGATTCGGCAACATCGTGTGATTGTTCTTTCTGTAattctcaaaataaaaaaatcagtctAAACATATCAtctggtccgagaacacaattaattcgtagtgcatttcttttagaacataaatgaaaataaaaaacatcccacctgcgctttctgaaagaaacttttacagtgtgttgtactacttttgtgacaaattatatcaaaattatagaaaacttcatcgcctctaactcaaaatatggacaattttatgtttagggcgccttgaaatcttttgacagcttccgaagtgctcattttcaacctttttcagctggaccaaatcactactttcctttaaaattctggacccaaatttttttacagtaattttatccccctacttgcaatttgaggcattaaacatggagaaataaattttgaAGAGGTATAAAGATTAATGGCAattaacccactgtcaacactagggactatatttgtgaacaacgaaaatcaatggacgacaatggtggtctcggacctaatagggtataaagagttgacaaatcttaaaaagacttggtatgaccaaagcttaatgaattataacactgcttacaaagtttcatgacaataggatgtatattatagacattacgTAAAATTCTATACTcctctttgcgtgtaaaattttgacgttaaaattgaaaaatttcaactatcaacatttggggctttaaaaattcaaatattgcaaaaaaatactttttaaatgacttaatatataacttatcatgtacttaaagcaatagagtactcatttgatttataagacttggcataattattcaaaagtcaaatttatatgagcctgcgcctaaaaattgaggtttttcaatgaaggggggccttacatgaagatgtaatattttccaccaattttaaatttgtgaagctttttggttataaataatccttacatatgtgttgaaagtactttaaatggaaagaaaagttacaaataacatatcatattagtttaaaagggtcatgGGCCAACTAAGaatggaaaaaatttagggtcaatttaggtcgtgccacatatttacattaaaaaatgcatattgagactataagaaataaaaatttgtgtctttttttatcatttctatactcatgtgacatgatacaacaaatctgagcacaaaaagactcttgcaattaaattttcttacaagcagtatgggctgatacaaagatttttgcctttttagggaaaaacttgcatgcaatttattctcaacaggcttatatttaaaccacttgctatcctacagaagaaaagaaagatattatgtaaaatggaacaggtacaatagacattgtaaagtgcatttgatacaaatttagagAGGTCTtcaatatggacatcaaattttatgtaccaagctccccactattgacttcatccaaacaaggcgttagacaagggtcatttatataacacattttgcacattttgtctgagataaacttcttttctgtagattcagagttcataaataagtaaaagaagtagataaaggcatagaaacacaaatattgacacatgaaaacctgccaaatagaaagtcaggatgccatttatgcatcaatattgaaaaagttatataatgcctattttgaccataaaatgccaaaattggtcatttttgcagaaattctataaaataaaagttaaaatcctttagtttcatgctatttgacaagttgacaccatcaaataatttagggaagttgccagagtacaaattttatatttacagatttcacctcttagggtataaagagttgacaaatcttaaaaagacttggtatgaccaaagcttaatgaattataacactgcttacaaagtttcatgacaataggatgtatattatagacattacgTAAAATTCTATACTcctctttgcgtgtaaaattttgacgttaaaattgaaaaatttcaactatcaacatttggggctttaaaaattcaaatattgcaaaaaaatactttttaaatgacttaatatataacttatcatgtacttaaagcaatagaatactcatttgatttataagacttggcataattattcaaaagtcaaatttatatgagcctgcgcctaaaaattgaggtttttcaatgaaggggggccttacatgaagatgtaatattttccaccaattttaaatttgtgaagctttttggttataaataatccttacatatgtattgaaagtactttaaatggaaagaaaagttacaaataacatatcatattagtttaaaagggtcatgGGGCAACTAAGaatggaaaaaatttagggtcaatttaggccgtgccacatatttacattaaaaaatgcatattgagactataagaaataaaaatttgtgtctttttttatcatttctatactcatgtgacatgatacaacaaatctgagcacaaaaagactcttgcaattaaattttcttacaagcagtatgggctgatacaaagatttttgcctttttagggaaaaacttgcatgcaatttattctcaacaggcttatatttaaaccacttgctatcctacagaagaaaagaaagatattatgtaaaatggaacaggtacaatagacattgtaaagtgcatttgatacaaatttagagAGGTCTTCAATATGGACATCAAATgttatgtaccaagctccccactattgacttcatccaaacaaggcgttagacaagggtcatttatataacacattttgcacattttgtctgagataaacttcttttctgtagattcagagttcataaataagtaaaagaagtagataaaggcatagaaacacaaatattgacacatgaaaacctgccaaatagaaagtcaggatgccatttatgcatcaatattgaaaaagttatataatgcctattttgaccataaaatgccaaaattggtcatttttgcagaaattctataaaataaaagttaaaatcctttagtttcatgctatttgacaagttgacaccatcaaataatttagggaagttgccagagtacaaattttatatttacagatttcacctcttagggtataaagagttgacaaatcttaaaaagacttggtatgaccaaagcttaatgaattataacactgcttacaaagtttcatgacaataggatgtatattatagacattacgTAAAATTCTATACTcctctttgcgtgtaaaattttgacgttaaaattgaaaaatttcaactatcaacatttggggctttaaaaattcaaatattgcaaaaaaatactttttaaatgacttaatatataacttatcatgtacttaaagcaatagagtactcatttgatttataagacttggcataattattcaaaagtcaaatttatatgagcctgcgcctaaaaattgaggtttttcaatgaaggggggccttacatgaagatgtaatattttccaccaattttaaatttgtgaagctttttggttataaataatccttacatatgtattgaaagtactttaaatggaaagaaaagttacaaataacatatcatattagtttaaaagggtcatgGGGCAACTAAGaatggaaaaaatttagggtcaatttaggccgtgccacatatttacattaaaaaatgcatattgagactataagaaataaaaatttgtgtctttttttatcatttctatactcatgtgacatgatacaacaaatctgagcacaaaaagactcttgcaattaaattttcttacaagcagtatgggctgatacaaagatttttgcctttttagggaaaaacttgcatgcaatttattctcaacaggcttatatttaaaccacttgctatcctacagaagaaaagaaagatattatgtaaaatggaacaggtacaatagacattgtaaagtgcatttgatacaaatttagagAGGTCTtcaatatggacatcaaattttatgtaccaagctccccactattgacttcatcaaaacaaggcgttagacaagggtcatttatataacacattttgcaaattttgtctgagataaacttcttttctgtagattcagagttcataaataagtaaaagaagtagataaaggcatagaaacacaaatattgacacatgaaaacctgccaaatagaaagtcaggatgccatttatgcatcaatattgaaaaagttatataatgcctattttgaccataaaatgccaaaattggtcatttttgcagaaattctataaaataaaagttaaaatcctttagtttcatgctatttgacaagttgacaccatcaaataatttagggaagttgccagagtacaaattttatatttacagatttcacctcttagggtataaagagttgacaaatcttaaaaagacttggtatgaccaaagcttaatgaattataacactgcttacaaagtttcatgacaataggatgtatattatagacattacgTAAAATTCTATACTCCTCTTTGCGTGTAagattttgacgttaaaattgaaaaatttcaactatcaacatttggggctttaaaaattcaaatattgcaaaaaaatactttttaaatgacttaatatataacttatcatgtacttaaagcaatagagtactcatttgatttataagacttggcataattattcaaaagtcaaatttatatgagcctgcgcctaaaaattgaggtttttcaatgaaggggggccttacatgaagatgtaatattttccaccaattttaaatttgtgaagctttttggttataaataatccttacatatgtattgaaagtactttaaatggaaagaaaagttacaaataacatatcatattagtttaaaagggtcatgGGGCAACTAAGaatggaaaaaatttagggtcaatttaggccgtgccacatatttacattaaaaaatgcatattgagactataagaaataaaaatttgtgtctttttttatcatttctatactcatgtgacatgatacaacaaatctgagcacaaaaagactcttgcaattaaattttcttacaagcagtatgggctgatacaaagatttttgcctttttagggaaaaacttgcatgcaatttattctcaacaggcttatatttaaaccacttgctatcctacagaagaaaagaaagatattatgtaaaatggaacaggtacaatagacattg from Mytilus galloprovincialis chromosome 5, xbMytGall1.hap1.1, whole genome shotgun sequence includes these protein-coding regions:
- the LOC143077048 gene encoding zinc finger MYM-type protein 2-like, which produces MDKQTDNSGYGLSRYRFDIISEPDRTVTHPLEHDSPPHVPDELLYLFEPELNEVDKTPNEAPVNVSAPPQAPTQKPSSKASKPRQFVPVDESTVEQFVKDQENQGTARKNISDMRTLTQFLQQKNEKREIYKIPPEELNSLLCQYFFSVRKTDGEEYEPSSLRGMMCSFDRILRSNDYGYELSKSVEFAKTRDVLTAKQIALKKMGKGNGDKRAETLTDDDIEAMFKTGQLGLSNPTTLLHTLWFFNTIYFGLRGVTEHYQMTWGDVQLCKDSKSQEYLQMNERNTKTRTGANLKNTREIPQRAWATTDQTKCPVAAYKLYKSKRPTKYSKPEDPFYIQENNNPDKSALWFKAQRIGINKLGKFMKKMALNTGIIKEHNQNDENQPLDDNTNRRLTNHSARRFMLQKLDDEGIEHNHIKQISGHKNIQSITTYSKLNPQKHKQIAQCILGNQDLGLKIS